The Panicum hallii strain FIL2 chromosome 9, PHallii_v3.1, whole genome shotgun sequence genome has a window encoding:
- the LOC112877104 gene encoding scarecrow-like protein 9 isoform X1: MGSYKGLTFCKLQRSSAPPMEFNDKSSTNFEDFPSSMSSTSGSYAPSQKFVDPANESNDLELFLHPPSSTNYYPPVSSTSNDDGHITLNTSYSSKTYAPQFCEVSSHVTPDWYGISVADSSKSSWVNSDITLNYINKLLMQEDNDDKVKLHHGECALRAMEEPFYRLLGQNRPAYPLLPLCSCDHLNNLDGCMNKSSGQSCSSCSAAIYPSNSHSNHNLQAVEAPWSLSDVVKETKHFAQGTHSMGPGLDVDGLSIAEEPKRGKQVNVADTRMHASSEVQCENDLHTEDFCLLEGRSRKQLAVSFNGPTRDELFDRVLLFSEHKPMDEGIVLREKRTNKSTHQKDQGRTSSARRMTRGKKQQKKEVVDLRTLLIHCAQAVSVSNHTLASDILNIIRENCSKSGDDTQRLASCLVDCLEARLDGTGSQLYRKLITKCRNAVGLLKVFQLCLAVNPFQMAPYYFSNKTILEVSKGKPKVHIIDFGICFGFQWPSLFEQLTKREDGPPKVRITGIEQPHPGFRPDQMNTNTGHRLAEYASMFNVPFEYQGISSKWETIRIEDFHIEEDDVLIINCLYRMEHLGDETVSMNSARNKVLNTIRMMKPKVFVHGVVNGSYSTPFFLTRFKEVMYHYSALFDILDKTVPRDNEARMILERDIYLCSILNVIACEGSDRIERPESYKKWKSRNMRAGLEQLPLNPDIVKVTRDIVGQYHKDCVVGEDDQWLLLGWKGRILKAISTWKPNESYDGD; the protein is encoded by the exons ATG GGGAGTTACAAGGGACTGACTTTTTGCAAATTGCAACGATCAAGCGCCCCACCAATGGAGTTCAATGACAAATCTAGTACTAATTTTGAGGATTTCCCAAGCAGCATGTCGAGTACTTCTGGAAGCTATGCCCCATCTCAGAAATTTGTTGATCCAGCCAATGAGTCTAATGATTTGGAGTTATTTTTGCACCCACCAAGCTCCACGAATTATTACCCTCCTGTTTCAAGCACTTCTAATGATGACGGACACATTACATTGAACACCTCCTATTCGAGTAAAACATATGCTCCCCAATTCTGCGAGGTCAGTAGCCATGTGACACCAGATTGGTATGGAATCAGTGTGGCAGACTCTTCTAAAAGCAGTTGGGTCAACTCAGATATAACCCTCAACTACATAAATAAGCTGTTGATGCAGGAGGACAATGATGACAAGGTAAAATTACATCATGGAGAGTGTGCCCTTAGAGCTATGGAAGAGCCTTTCTATAGACTTCTAGGACAAAATAGACCAGCTTATCCTCTATTACCACTATGTAGCTGTGATCATCTGAATAACCTCGACGGCTGCATGAACAAGTCTTCCGGGCAGTCATGCAGTAGCTGCTCTGCTGCTATTTACCCAAGTAATAGTCATTCTAATCACAACCTGCAAGCCGTTGAAGCTCCATGGAGTCTGTCTGACGTTGTCAAAGAGACAAAACATTTCGCTCAAGGTACACATAGCATGGGGCCTGGTTTGGACGTTGATGGGCTCTCCATTGCTGAAGAGCCTAAGCGAGGTAAACAGGTGAATGTCGCAGACACAAGAATGCATGCATCATCTGAGGTTCAGTGTGAAAATGATCTACACACTGAAGATTTTTGTTTGTTAGAAGGAAGGAGTAGAAAGCAGTTGGCTGTTTCATTCAACGGGCCAACTCGAGATGAGCTGTTTGACAGGGTCCTACTCTTCTCTGAGCATAAGCCTATGGATGAAGGTATTGTTCTGCGAGAAAAGAGGACAAACAAATCAACACATCAGAAGGATCAAGGAAGAACATCATCAGCTCGGCGGATGACAAGAGGTAAGAAGCAACAAAAGAAAGAGGTGGTAGATCTGAGAACCCTTCTTATCCACTGTGCACAAGCAGTATCTGTGAGTAACCACACCTTAGCAAGTGACATACTGAACATCATAAGGGAAAACTGCTCAAAAAGTGGTGATGATACCCAGAGGCTAGCATCTTGCCTAGTGGACTGCCTTGAGGCTCGATTAGATGGAACTGGGAGCCAGCTGTATCGGAAGTTGATCACTAAATGCAGAAATGCTGTGGGATTGTTGAAGGTATTCCAATTATGTTTAGCAGTAAACCCTTTCCAGATGGCACCATATTATTTCTCAAATAAGACAATCCTTGAAGTCTCAAAGGGAAAGCCAAAGGTGCACATTATCGATTTTGGCATTTGCTTTGGTTTTCAATGGCCATCATTGTTTGAGCAACTCACAAAGAGGGAAGATGGGCCTCCTAAGGTTCGGATCACAGGTATTGAGCAACCCCACCCAGGATTTCGACCAGATCAAATGAATACAAACACGGGACATCGGTTAGCTGAGTACGCTAGCATGTTCAATGTGCCTTTTGAATATCAAGGAATATCATCAAAATGGGAAACCATCCGTATAGAAGACTTCCACATTGAGGAAGATGACGTGCTGATAATCAACTGCCTATACCGAATGGAGCACCTCGGTGATGAGACAGTATCCATGAACAGTGCCAGGAATAAGGTTCTCAATACCATTAGAATGATGAAGCCAAAAGTTTTTGTTCATGGAGTGGTTAATGGATCATACAGCACCCCCTTCTTTTTAACACGTTTTAAAGAAGTCATGTACCACTACTCTGCATTGTTTGATATCCTTGATAAAACTGTCCCACGAGATAATGAGGCAAGAATGATCTTAGAGAGGGATATATATCTATGTTCAATTCTCAATGTCATTGCATGCGAAGGATCAGACAGGATTGAGAGACCAGAGAGTTATAAGAAATGGAAGTCACGGAACATGAGGGCTGGCCTTGAGCAGCTCCCACTGAATCCAGACATTGTGAAAGTAACAAGAGACATAGTGGGACAATATCACAAAGATTGTGTTGTTGGCGAAGATGATCAATGGCTACTACTAGGATGGAAAGGAAGGATACTGAAAGCAATATCCACATGGAAACCTAATGAGTCATACGACGGTGACTAA
- the LOC112877104 gene encoding scarecrow-like protein 9 isoform X2, producing the protein MEFNDKSSTNFEDFPSSMSSTSGSYAPSQKFVDPANESNDLELFLHPPSSTNYYPPVSSTSNDDGHITLNTSYSSKTYAPQFCEVSSHVTPDWYGISVADSSKSSWVNSDITLNYINKLLMQEDNDDKVKLHHGECALRAMEEPFYRLLGQNRPAYPLLPLCSCDHLNNLDGCMNKSSGQSCSSCSAAIYPSNSHSNHNLQAVEAPWSLSDVVKETKHFAQGTHSMGPGLDVDGLSIAEEPKRGKQVNVADTRMHASSEVQCENDLHTEDFCLLEGRSRKQLAVSFNGPTRDELFDRVLLFSEHKPMDEGIVLREKRTNKSTHQKDQGRTSSARRMTRGKKQQKKEVVDLRTLLIHCAQAVSVSNHTLASDILNIIRENCSKSGDDTQRLASCLVDCLEARLDGTGSQLYRKLITKCRNAVGLLKVFQLCLAVNPFQMAPYYFSNKTILEVSKGKPKVHIIDFGICFGFQWPSLFEQLTKREDGPPKVRITGIEQPHPGFRPDQMNTNTGHRLAEYASMFNVPFEYQGISSKWETIRIEDFHIEEDDVLIINCLYRMEHLGDETVSMNSARNKVLNTIRMMKPKVFVHGVVNGSYSTPFFLTRFKEVMYHYSALFDILDKTVPRDNEARMILERDIYLCSILNVIACEGSDRIERPESYKKWKSRNMRAGLEQLPLNPDIVKVTRDIVGQYHKDCVVGEDDQWLLLGWKGRILKAISTWKPNESYDGD; encoded by the coding sequence ATGGAGTTCAATGACAAATCTAGTACTAATTTTGAGGATTTCCCAAGCAGCATGTCGAGTACTTCTGGAAGCTATGCCCCATCTCAGAAATTTGTTGATCCAGCCAATGAGTCTAATGATTTGGAGTTATTTTTGCACCCACCAAGCTCCACGAATTATTACCCTCCTGTTTCAAGCACTTCTAATGATGACGGACACATTACATTGAACACCTCCTATTCGAGTAAAACATATGCTCCCCAATTCTGCGAGGTCAGTAGCCATGTGACACCAGATTGGTATGGAATCAGTGTGGCAGACTCTTCTAAAAGCAGTTGGGTCAACTCAGATATAACCCTCAACTACATAAATAAGCTGTTGATGCAGGAGGACAATGATGACAAGGTAAAATTACATCATGGAGAGTGTGCCCTTAGAGCTATGGAAGAGCCTTTCTATAGACTTCTAGGACAAAATAGACCAGCTTATCCTCTATTACCACTATGTAGCTGTGATCATCTGAATAACCTCGACGGCTGCATGAACAAGTCTTCCGGGCAGTCATGCAGTAGCTGCTCTGCTGCTATTTACCCAAGTAATAGTCATTCTAATCACAACCTGCAAGCCGTTGAAGCTCCATGGAGTCTGTCTGACGTTGTCAAAGAGACAAAACATTTCGCTCAAGGTACACATAGCATGGGGCCTGGTTTGGACGTTGATGGGCTCTCCATTGCTGAAGAGCCTAAGCGAGGTAAACAGGTGAATGTCGCAGACACAAGAATGCATGCATCATCTGAGGTTCAGTGTGAAAATGATCTACACACTGAAGATTTTTGTTTGTTAGAAGGAAGGAGTAGAAAGCAGTTGGCTGTTTCATTCAACGGGCCAACTCGAGATGAGCTGTTTGACAGGGTCCTACTCTTCTCTGAGCATAAGCCTATGGATGAAGGTATTGTTCTGCGAGAAAAGAGGACAAACAAATCAACACATCAGAAGGATCAAGGAAGAACATCATCAGCTCGGCGGATGACAAGAGGTAAGAAGCAACAAAAGAAAGAGGTGGTAGATCTGAGAACCCTTCTTATCCACTGTGCACAAGCAGTATCTGTGAGTAACCACACCTTAGCAAGTGACATACTGAACATCATAAGGGAAAACTGCTCAAAAAGTGGTGATGATACCCAGAGGCTAGCATCTTGCCTAGTGGACTGCCTTGAGGCTCGATTAGATGGAACTGGGAGCCAGCTGTATCGGAAGTTGATCACTAAATGCAGAAATGCTGTGGGATTGTTGAAGGTATTCCAATTATGTTTAGCAGTAAACCCTTTCCAGATGGCACCATATTATTTCTCAAATAAGACAATCCTTGAAGTCTCAAAGGGAAAGCCAAAGGTGCACATTATCGATTTTGGCATTTGCTTTGGTTTTCAATGGCCATCATTGTTTGAGCAACTCACAAAGAGGGAAGATGGGCCTCCTAAGGTTCGGATCACAGGTATTGAGCAACCCCACCCAGGATTTCGACCAGATCAAATGAATACAAACACGGGACATCGGTTAGCTGAGTACGCTAGCATGTTCAATGTGCCTTTTGAATATCAAGGAATATCATCAAAATGGGAAACCATCCGTATAGAAGACTTCCACATTGAGGAAGATGACGTGCTGATAATCAACTGCCTATACCGAATGGAGCACCTCGGTGATGAGACAGTATCCATGAACAGTGCCAGGAATAAGGTTCTCAATACCATTAGAATGATGAAGCCAAAAGTTTTTGTTCATGGAGTGGTTAATGGATCATACAGCACCCCCTTCTTTTTAACACGTTTTAAAGAAGTCATGTACCACTACTCTGCATTGTTTGATATCCTTGATAAAACTGTCCCACGAGATAATGAGGCAAGAATGATCTTAGAGAGGGATATATATCTATGTTCAATTCTCAATGTCATTGCATGCGAAGGATCAGACAGGATTGAGAGACCAGAGAGTTATAAGAAATGGAAGTCACGGAACATGAGGGCTGGCCTTGAGCAGCTCCCACTGAATCCAGACATTGTGAAAGTAACAAGAGACATAGTGGGACAATATCACAAAGATTGTGTTGTTGGCGAAGATGATCAATGGCTACTACTAGGATGGAAAGGAAGGATACTGAAAGCAATATCCACATGGAAACCTAATGAGTCATACGACGGTGACTAA
- the LOC112877061 gene encoding isoaspartyl peptidase/L-asparaginase 1-like, producing the protein MGWALALHGGAGDVPRTLPPELREPRLATLRRSLDLGAAALREGRPALDVVELVVRELEDCPHFNAGRGSVLAADGTVEMDAAVMEGATLCCGAVSGLSTVANPVSLARLVMERTPHVYLAFAGAEAFARDQGVETKDPSHFITEHNIERLRQAKEANRVQVDYTQPMNGQATQQAQTPADDNSQTGTVGCVAVDAAGNLAAATSTGGLVNKMPGRIGDTPLVGAGTYANALCAVSATGVGEEIIRRTAARDVAALVEHRGLPLRDAAARVVAGAPRGSVGLVAVSRGGEVCMARNTTAMFRACATEAGHDEVCIWTEPDADGKSVSIAL; encoded by the exons ATGGGGTGGGCGCTGGCGCTGCACGGCGGCGCCGGGGACGTCCCGCGCACGCTGCCGCCCGAGCTCAGGGAGCCCCGCCTCGCCACGCTCCGCCGCTCCCTCGacctcggcgccgccgcgctccgcgAGGGGCGGCCCGCGCTCGACGTCGTCGAGCTTGTC GTGCGGGAGCTGGAGGACTGCCCGCACTTCAACGCCGGTCGGGGCTCCGTGCTCGCCGCCGACGGCACCGTCGAGATGGACGCCGCCGTCATGGAGGGCGCCACCCTGTGCTGCGGCGCCGTCTCGGGCCTCTCCACCGTCGCCAACCCCGTCTCGCTCGCCAGGCTCGTCATGGAGAGGACGCCGCACGTCTACCTCGCCTTCGCCGGAGCCGAGGCCTTCGCCAGGGACCAG GGGGTGGAGACCAAGGATCCAAGCCACTTCATCACGGAGCACAACATCGAGAGGTTGAGGCAGGCGAAGGAAGCCAACAGGGTGCAG GTCGACTACACCCAGCCGATGAACGGCCAGGCCACCCAGCAAGCCCAGACCCCGGCGGACGACAACAGCCAGACCGGCACGGTGGGGTGCGTGGCCGTCGACGCCGCGGGCAACCTCGCGGCGGCGACCTCCACGGGCGGGCTGGTGAACAAGATGCCCGGCCGGATCGGCGACACGCCCCTGGTGGGCGCCGGGACCTACGCCAACGCGCTGTGCGCGGTGTCGGCCACGGGTGTCGGCGAGGAGATCATCCGCCGCACGGCGgcgcgcgacgtcgcggcgCTGGTGGAGCACCGGGGCCTGCCGCTGCGCGATGCCGCGGCGCGGGTCGTGGCGGGGGCGCCCCGCGGCTCCGTGGGGCTGGTCGCCGTGtcgcgcggcggcgaggtgtgCATGGCGCGCAACACCACCGCCATGTTCAGGGCGTGCGCCACCGAGGCCGGCCACGACGAGGTCTGCATCTGGACGGAGCCGGATGCCGACGGCAAGAGTGTCAGCATTGCACTGTGA
- the LOC112875911 gene encoding isoaspartyl peptidase/L-asparaginase 1-like isoform X2, whose translation MGWALALHGGAGDVPRTLPPELREPRLATLRRCLDLGTAALRDGRAALDVVELVVRELEDCPHFNAGRGSVLTADGTVEMEACVMEGATLRCGAVSGLSTVANAVSLARLVMERTPHIYLAFDGAEAFARDQGVETKDPSHFITEHNIERLRQAKEANRVQIDYTQPLKGQQTPQETPAPIPTDDNSQTGTVGCVAVDAAGNLATATSTGGLVNKMAGRIGDTPVVGAGTYANALCAVSATGKGEEIIRHTVARDVAALMEHRGLPLRDAAARVVAGAPRGTVGLVAVSRGGEVCMAHNTTAMFRACATEAGHAEVGIWTDAGADGESVTVAL comes from the exons ATGGGGTGGGCGCTGGCGCTGCACGGCGGCGCCGGGGACGTCCCGCGCACGCTGCCGCCCGAGCTCAGGGAGCCCCGCCTCGCCacgctccgccgctgcctcgacCTCGGCACCGCCGCGCTCCGCGacggccgcgccgcgctcgACGTCGTCGAGCTCGTC GTGCGGGAGCTGGAGGACTGCCCGCACTTCAACGCCGGCAGGGGCTCCGTGCTCACCGCCGACGGCACCGTCGAGATGGAGGCGTGCGTCATGGAGGGCGCCACCCTGCGCTGCGGCGCCGTCTCGGGCCTCTCCACCGTCGCCAACGCCGTCTCGCTCGCCAGGCTCGTCATGGAGAGGACGCCGCACATCTACCTCGCCTTCGACGGCGCCGAGGCCTTCGCCAGGGACCAG GGGGTGGAGACCAAGGATCCAAGCCACTTCATCACCGAGCACAACATCGAGCGACTGAGACAGGCCAAAGAGGCCAACAGGGTGCAG ATTGACTACACCCAGCCGCTGAAAGGTCAGCAAACACCCCAGGAAACCCCGGCCCCGATCCCGACAGACGACAACAGCCAGACGGGCACGGTGGGGTGCGTGGCCGTCGACGCCGCGGGCAACCTCGCGACGGCCACGTCCACGGGCGGCCTGGTGAACAAGATGGCCGGACGGATCGGGGACACCCCCGTGGTGGGCGCCGGCACGTACGCCAACGCCCTGTGCGCGGTGTCCGCCACGGGGAAGGGCGAGGAGATCATCCGGCACACGGTGgcgcgcgacgtcgcggcgCTGATGGAGCACCGCGGCCTGCCGCTGCGCGACGCCGCGGCGCGCGTGGTGGCGGGGGCGCCCCGCGGCACCGTGGGGCTGGTGGCCGTGTCGCGCGGCGGGGAGGTGTGCATGGCGCACAACACCACCGCCATGTTCAGGGCGTGCGCCACCGAGGCCGGGCACGCCGAGGTCGGCATCTGGACGGACGCCGGCGCCGACGGAGAGAGTGTTACCGTCGCGCTGTGA
- the LOC112875911 gene encoding isoaspartyl peptidase/L-asparaginase 1-like isoform X1 yields the protein MGWALALHGGAGDVPRTLPPELREPRLATLRRCLDLGTAALRDGRAALDVVELVVRPPSPSPTPRSPASPGGAARVHVRPGPTPTGLLTVCGDVACRCGSWRTARTSTPAGAPCSPPTAPSRWRRASWRAPPCAAAPSRASPPSPTPSRSPGSSWRGRRTSTSPSTAPRPSPGTRYAVRGCALVNRDVMRACSSIGVETKDPSHFITEHNIERLRQAKEANRVQIDYTQPLKGQQTPQETPAPIPTDDNSQTGTVGCVAVDAAGNLATATSTGGLVNKMAGRIGDTPVVGAGTYANALCAVSATGKGEEIIRHTVARDVAALMEHRGLPLRDAAARVVAGAPRGTVGLVAVSRGGEVCMAHNTTAMFRACATEAGHAEVGIWTDAGADGESVTVAL from the exons ATGGGGTGGGCGCTGGCGCTGCACGGCGGCGCCGGGGACGTCCCGCGCACGCTGCCGCCCGAGCTCAGGGAGCCCCGCCTCGCCacgctccgccgctgcctcgacCTCGGCACCGCCGCGCTCCGCGacggccgcgccgcgctcgACGTCGTCGAGCTCGTCGTACGCCCTCCGTCCCCTTCCCCCACCCCTCGCTCTCCAGCCTCCCCCGGCGGTGCCGCGCGCGTTCATGTCCGGCCCGGCCCGACCCCGACCGGTCTCCTGACGGTGTGTGGCGACGTGGCGTGCAGGTGCGGGAGCTGGAGGACTGCCCGCACTTCAACGCCGGCAGGGGCTCCGTGCTCACCGCCGACGGCACCGTCGAGATGGAGGCGTGCGTCATGGAGGGCGCCACCCTGCGCTGCGGCGCCGTCTCGGGCCTCTCCACCGTCGCCAACGCCGTCTCGCTCGCCAGGCTCGTCATGGAGAGGACGCCGCACATCTACCTCGCCTTCGACGGCGCCGAGGCCTTCGCCAGGGACCAGGTACGCCGTGCGTGGCTGCGCGCTCGTCAATCGTGACGTCATGCGTGCGTGCTCATCAATC GGGGTGGAGACCAAGGATCCAAGCCACTTCATCACCGAGCACAACATCGAGCGACTGAGACAGGCCAAAGAGGCCAACAGGGTGCAG ATTGACTACACCCAGCCGCTGAAAGGTCAGCAAACACCCCAGGAAACCCCGGCCCCGATCCCGACAGACGACAACAGCCAGACGGGCACGGTGGGGTGCGTGGCCGTCGACGCCGCGGGCAACCTCGCGACGGCCACGTCCACGGGCGGCCTGGTGAACAAGATGGCCGGACGGATCGGGGACACCCCCGTGGTGGGCGCCGGCACGTACGCCAACGCCCTGTGCGCGGTGTCCGCCACGGGGAAGGGCGAGGAGATCATCCGGCACACGGTGgcgcgcgacgtcgcggcgCTGATGGAGCACCGCGGCCTGCCGCTGCGCGACGCCGCGGCGCGCGTGGTGGCGGGGGCGCCCCGCGGCACCGTGGGGCTGGTGGCCGTGTCGCGCGGCGGGGAGGTGTGCATGGCGCACAACACCACCGCCATGTTCAGGGCGTGCGCCACCGAGGCCGGGCACGCCGAGGTCGGCATCTGGACGGACGCCGGCGCCGACGGAGAGAGTGTTACCGTCGCGCTGTGA
- the LOC112874110 gene encoding protein DEK-like → MEEKAVANGTAADDVAAPDNKDYANKEEAVKSMEPAVVNKDVEEQNKGSENGTEDPSDGDVKMAEAEIAKEGDAAAAKEVDSEDVKMDADAKKGDGDASVAKQVDSEDVKMDADAKEDTDAKKEGEDVKMTEAEEGNVEVKDKEAKEDKVETTNVDKLDESKEQEKDGLAEQEENKGKETEEHKQPEGTKQLDAKEEKDGADEKQQEEEAEEKGSANKKDEADNLEENKEETPKNKKVRSARDRSQGKEKKQEGSKSREAKSLLETPSPYGTDRPQRERKTVERLVEVIEKEPNRNFVVEKGRGTPLKDIPNVAHRISRKKPGDLKFLHNLLFGRKGKIVDFKGHILQFSGFVWHESDEKQRAKAKDKLDKCVKDTLLDLCWMLAIPVPKSNLRKEDIVSKLLDFIAEPHSAADSGLSDDQGSNSRKRKRGGESASKTPDSTPSRSRKKFGNDSTSGKRRKKALKYDTDEDEDGDESMKSDSEENRDEDAEEQEDDYDSGKEKARKKFPKVKESSGKKKTDIGSGHKTGHPKTISKSPVKKASSKISEEKESPDNSAKVFSRKRKHTAKGENDIKEKKSAGKKVTKGKGESAGADLPSKDELRKTITAILKKVDFNTATFSDILKKLDNHYKMDLTPKKEAIKVMIQDELTKMSEEADEDEDTNEDTGKKQQQPQAKEVEA, encoded by the exons ATGGAGGAGAAGGCCGTCGCAAATGGCACAGCAGCTGATGATGTTGCTGCTCCGGATAACAAGGATTACGCCAATAAGGAAGAAGCTGTCAAGAGCATGGAGCCTGCAGTAGTGAATAAGGATGTTGAAGAACAGAACAAAGGCTCAGAAAATGGCACCGAGGACCCGTCAGATGGAGATGTCAAGATGGCAGAGGCTGAGATTGCAAAGGAAGGTGACGCAGCTGCAGCAAAGGAGGTGGATTCTGAGGATGTCAAAATGGATGCAGATGCAAAGAAAGGTGATGGTGATGCATCTGTGGCAAAGCAGGTGGATTCTGAGGATGTCAAAATGGATGCAGATGCAAAGGAAGATACCGATGCCAAGAAAGAAGGCGAAGATGTCAAGATGACTGAGGCCGAGGAAGGAAATGTGGAGGTCAAAGATAAAGAAGCGAAGGAAGATAAAGTTGAGACCACAAACGTGGATAAGCTGGATGAATCAAAGGAGCAAGAGAAAGATGGTTTGGCAGAGCAAGAGGAAAACAaaggaaaagaaacggaagagcATAAGCAGCCGGAAGGAACCAAACAGTTAGATGCAAAAGAAGAGAAAGATGGTGCTGATGAGAAGCAACAGGaagaggaagcagaagaaaagggcTCTGCTAATAAGAAAGATGAAGCTGACAACTTGGAAGAGAACAAGGAGGAGACTCCAAAGAACAAGAAAGTAAGGAGTGCCAGGGATAGAAGCCAGGGAAAGGAGAAGAAACAGGAGGGGTCCAAATCCAGGGAAGCTAAAAGTTTGCTGGAGACCCCGAGCCCATATGGTACTGATCGCCCTCAACGTGAGAGGAAAACAGTGGAGAGGTTGGTTGAGGTGATTGAGAAGGAACCAAACAGGAACTTCGTGGTTGAGAAG GGACGTGGGACTCCTCTGAAGGATATACCAAATG TGGCACACAGAATATCGAGGAAGAAACCTGGTGATCTTAAATTTCTTCACAATCTTCTTTTTGGGAGGAAGGGCAAG ATCGTCGACTTTAAAGGACATATACTCCAGTTCTCTGGATTTGTTTGGCATGAGAGCGAT GAAAAGCAGAGGGCCAAGGCAAAGGATAAGCTTGACAAATGTGTAAAAGACACGCTGTTGGACCTCTGTTGGATGCTTGCTATTCCAGTTCCAAAATCAAACCTTAGAAAG GAAGATATTGTGTCAAAGCTGTTGGACTTCATTGCTGAACCTCACTCTGCAGCTGATTCTGGGCTGTCTGATGACCAG GGATCAAATTCTAGGAAACGCAAGAGAGGAGGTGAAAGCGCAAGTAAGACTCCTGACAGCACACCTAGTAGGTCGAGGAAG AAATTTGGCAATGACTCCACTTCAGGTAAAAGGCGGAAGAAAGCTCTTAAGTATGATACTGATGAAGATGAGGATGGTGATGAATCCATGAAGTCTGACAGTGAGGAAAACAGAGATGAAGATgcagaagaacaagaagatgaCTATGACTCTGGGAAAGAGAAGGCAAGGAAAAAGTTCCCAAAAGTAAAAGAATCTTCAGGCAAAAAGAAGACAGACATAGGGAGTGGCCATAAAACAGGTCATCCAAAGACAATTAGCAAAAGTCCAGTAAAAAAAGCATCATCCAAGATTTCTGAGGAAAAAGAAAGCCCCGATAACAgtgcaaaggtcttttctaggAAGAGGAAACATACAGCAAAGGGTGAAAACGATATCAAAGAAAAAAAGTCAGCAG GTAAAAAGGTGACAAAAGGTAAAGGTGAATCAGCCGGAGCGGATCTTCCCAGCAAGGACGAACTGAGGAAGACCATTACTGCAATCCTCAAAAAAGTTGACTTCAACACG gcaactttcagtgacattCTTAAGAAGCTCG ACAACCACTACAAAATGGATCTGACTCCAAAGAAAGAAGCCATTAAAGTTATGATCCAAGATGAGTTAACCAAGATGTCAGAGGAGGCAGATGAGGATGAAGACACAAATGAAGATACCGGGAAGAAACAGCAGCAGCCTCAAGCGAAGGAGGTCGAGGCTTGA